A segment of the Atribacterota bacterium genome:
ATTCAACAAAGCAAATATCTTTCTCTGGAGCACAGTTTTCAATTAATGCATCAGTTGAGGAATGAAACATCCATAAACTCTATTCTTGAATCAGCGCGTAGCGATGGGAACTGGCAAAATGTGCAAGAATATTTAAGAATTTTTTCTGAATATGCTGCCTATCTTAATCAGAACGAGAAACTGCTGGTATTAAAATTTTTGTATGAACAGCTTATTTTCCCGGAGGAAGGAGTAAGAAGAAGAGGTGCTAAACTTATTGGTTATCTCATTTCTAATTTTGACGAGCAATATCGTAAAGAAATACCAGAAGATATGTGCCTTATTCCCCCTGAAGTAAGAAGTACAGAATTACTGGAAAAATACATAGGTTTATTCTTAGAACCATCATACAAGGCTTCTGAACTCAGCCAGCGTAGAGTTAGAGATAATTTACCATTTATGATTGAGACCTTATTTGAATATAGTCAAATCAAGCAGCAAGCTCGATATTTAAATATTATTAAAGAGTTTTACCAAAAAAATTATGATCATCAGCTACCCCTTAATCATATTATCTGTTTGTTGCAGACACTAAAAAGTATTCCTGTCTTACCGGGGGAGACCTTTGATCCGGTCTTTAGCGATTTTCTAACTTACTTTGTTTTTCAAGAGGAATATACCATATCCATTACTGCTCTTGATGTAATGGAGAATATGTTAGATAAGATACCAGAAAAAGACACCTTCCGTAATAAATGTTATTCAATTTTAAAAGAAAGGAAAGAATATTCACTTATTCCGGCAGAAAACTATTTGAAATATAAAATAATCAATAAACTAAACGTTGATTCAACTCTGGTAAATCATTTCCGTCAATATTGCCAGCAAGATGAAGAAAAGATTGATCGAATGTATTTAAATAATCTTAAATCATCCACTGAGGCTATTATCAAGAAGGTGCAGATTGATATGTTGAAGGAAAGGGCCATAGCAAATAAAGAGGAGACCGTCTATATCGCATTACATTTTTGTAATATATTAAAGGTGAGTAGTCATGAACCAGTTCGAAATTATGCTGGTAATGCCCTCATAACTATTATTCCTCATCTGACTGTGGAGCAGAAGAATGACATATCTATTGAGCTTTTAAAGGCTCTGGAGATTGATGATTATCAATATACTAAATATATTCCTTATTATTTAGGCCAGTCAATTCCTTTTTTACCCCCCCGCGAGATTGATGAATTCATTGATGATCTGGAGGAAAAGATTAAAATTGCTGATCAATGGAGCTGTACCTTGCTTATTCGTACTATGGCTGTGGCAATTAGCCGATATGCTCCATATCAGGATAGATATGCTGAACAAGCATATTTATTTCAAAATAGATTAAATCGGATGTTGGGAATTTTAATGAATGGACTGGCTCATCATAATTCAATGGTCAAGCGTGTTACCTCAAGAGTCATTGGTAAGGAAATATTTGCCTCACGCCATCTTTCCTTAAATGAAAAGGAAAAAATATTCAGGCTTATTGCCAAAAAGCTGCTTAATTTGGTTACGCCTATGTCTCAACAGGATAACCTGTTATTTTTTGTTAATACAGTTTCTTTGCATCAGATTTATATTTTTATTTCTAATTATAATTTTTCTGAAGGTTCTATAAAGCTTCCGGTTCCCAAATCTATTGCCTTTTTCCCTGGTACCTTTGATCCCTTTTCTCTGAGCCACAAACAAATAGTAAGAGAAATTGAGAAATTGGGAATGGAGGTTTATCTATCAGTAGATGAATTTTCCTGGTCTAAGAGAACCCAACCCCATCTTTTTCGAAAACATCTGATTAATATGTCCATTGCTGATGAATTGAATGTCTATCTCTATCCTGAAAATTTAGCAAGCAATATTGCCAATCCTCTCGATTTAGAAGAGCTCAAAAAGCAATTTTCCGACTCTGTAACTTATATTGTAGCAGGGAGTGATGTTCTCTTAAATGCTTCTGCTTATAGGGAAGCTAAAGAAAATAGTCTAATTTTTAGTTTTCCCCATATTATTTTTGGTCGGAAAGGATATTATTTATCAGAACAAGAGCAAGAAAATTACCAACGAATTATTGAAAAATTTTCTTCTGGCGTTATTCATCTTAATCTACAAGCTCCTTTCGAAGATATAAGTTCCAGCCAGATTAGGAAGAATATTGATGAACACCGCGACATTTCAGATTTAGTTGATCCTCTGGTGGAACGCTATATCTATCAAATGGGTTTATATCAGAGAGAACCCCAGTATAAATCAACATTGCAAAAGGTATACACTAAAGTTGAAGTGGTAGAAGATTTTGATGACTCATTTTTAGAAAAATTGGTCATGGAGGTATTTCCGGAAGATATTAGAGGGAAGGCATTAAAAAGTCTACAAAAATTTAACCAGAAGCTTAATCCCCGCCTAATTCTTTTACAGGATACCCGAGAAAATGAGAAAATATTGGGATTTGCAGCAGTGCATTGGGTTCGGGCTAGCGAATTGTATTATGAATTTGAAGATAATATTATTTCCCAGCATATAAGAGACTCTGCCAGTGGCCGTACCATTATCATTGATGGAGTATTTACCAGAGATACTATTCGGAACTATGAGAAGTTTAAAAATTATAAGCAAATAGTTTTAACAGAAGCACTGACCTTCTGTATCAGGAAAGATTACGATTATGCTGTTTTTAAAAGTATGCTTCCGGAGGTTGACACAAATGAACTGATAAATACTCTGGAACTTTTTGGGTTTACCAGATTATCAATTACTAATACCCGAATTTCAACCATAATGACAGTAGATATCAGAAAACCATGTACTATAAGTCTGGATATAGAAACCTTAATTAAAGAACCATTTGTTCACAAATGCCGGATTATGGAGATTATAAACCTTGCTCGACAGAGGTTACAGAGAGCAATGACCCACCTTTATCCTGGACATTTATTAATTCCTTTTGATATTGACTTAATTAACCAGGCTATTGCAACCAAGATATGCCAGGAAAATGGTGTTCCTACTGAACAAAACAATAACAGGCAATTAGGATCCCTGATGTGTGTTCCTTTTGGTAAGATTCTACATAAAATGGTGGTACCAAATACTGTCACTAAATCCTTACATACTGACAAAATATTTTCACCAGATATGAAACATTTTAAGATAGATTCTTTTGGGTATTATATGAGTTTAGAAAATCAGGTTAAGATGATTAAATCTTTTAATAGACCTGTCTTGCTAATTGATGATTTGCTTCATAAAGGTTATCGACTTAAGGCATTACGTCCGATATTAAATAAAGAAAATATTAAAGTTCACAAAATAATTGTAGGTTTATTATCTGCCAGAGGCAAAGAATTAGCCATGATTCAAAAACGCCCGGTTGATAGCGCTTATTTTATACCTAACCTTCGAGTGTGGTTCAATGAGAGTGATTTGTGCCCCTTTATCGGAGGCGATGGCTTATATCGAACAGAACCAGAACAGGGCAGTTTAGTAAGATCAATTAATATGATTCTTCCCTATGCCTATCCAGTTTTTTTAAAGGAGGTTGATTTAGAAACAATTTATCAGTTTTCGGAAATATGTATTGAAAATGCCATTCAGATTGTTAAAGCCTTAGAAGAAGAGTATCAGACAGATTATCACCGCAAGCTAACCTTGCAGCATTTAGGTGAAGTACTGATTTATCCACGTTATCCAGATCATGGCAAACACATGGATTACAATCTTTCCCTGTCTACCTCAATGTATTTAGCAAATGACCTGGAATTATTACGAAGAATATGGGAAAAAAGCACTAAAAACAAGCAGGGCGATTTATTGCGATTTCCTTATTCTCAGGAATTTACTATAGGAAGGGAAGAGTTATGATTTATTACTACCGGTTTCACAAAAAAATACTTTTTTCCAAACTGAAAATAAATAATTTACAGACGATTGATCCTAAAAATCCAAATATTAAAGAGAATAGATTTATTTACTACCTCCAGGATAGAGCTTGGCAAAAAGTCAGTCCTTTAGTTGCTCTCATTCATCCTGAACAGATATTGAACAAAAAACAAGAAATAAATATCCTGCACAAATATGAAGATATGGAACGGGATTTTTCTGATTTTCCAGTTTGGATTATGAAAAAAATAAAAAATAGAGAAGTTGGTCTTTGTAATTATAATTATCCTCGCTGGAAAGAAAGATTGTGCTGGACACCACCAGAACAATGGAATATTAACATTGTAGGACTGGGCAATGTGGGAGGAACGTTATTAGTTGCTTTGCGTTCTATGAGTGGAGAAAAAGTCAATAGAATTGGAATATTTGATACTAATGAGAGAGCTATGTCTCGCTGGGAGCAGGAAGCAAACCAGATTATTGATGGTTCAGAGCAAAGGAGATTGCCTCTGGTGAAGATATTAAAGTCTGAGGAGATTTTTCAGTCGGACCTGATAGTTTTTTGTATATCAATGGGAGTTCCCACGCCGGAGCAAGAAATTCAGGATGTCAGATTAATGCAACTGGAGGCAAATTCCCGCATAATTAATTATTATGCTCAGAGGGCTAGAAAAACTAATTTTAATGGAATCTTTGCTGTTGTTTCTGATCCGGTTGATTTGTTATGTCAGAGTGCCTTCTTAGCGAGCAATCTCAGTGAGGAAGGTACATTGGACGGAAAAGGGCTTGCTGCCGACCAGATTAAAGGATTTGGTTTAGGTGTTATGCATGGTCGGGCAGCTTATTATGCGGCACAAGAAGATAATATGAAGCATTACTTAAGTAAGGGCAGGGTGTTTGGACCTCATGGCAGTGGTTTGGTAGTAGCTGATGATATAGAGCATTATGACCGGGAGAAATCCTACCACTTAACTGAAAGAGTGTTGCAGGCTAATATAGAATTAAGAAAAATTGGTTTTAAGCCTTATATAGCACCAGCCCTATCATCAGGTGCTTTTTCCCTGTTAGCCTTAATGGAAGGGCAATGGCATTACAGTGCTGGATTCTTAGGAGGGATTTTCTGGGGTTCCAGAAATCGTCAAACACCGGTTGGTTTAGAATGGGAGCAATTTTACCTTTCACGCACATTATTCGAGAATTTATAC
Coding sequences within it:
- a CDS encoding lactate dehydrogenase, with protein sequence MIYYYRFHKKILFSKLKINNLQTIDPKNPNIKENRFIYYLQDRAWQKVSPLVALIHPEQILNKKQEINILHKYEDMERDFSDFPVWIMKKIKNREVGLCNYNYPRWKERLCWTPPEQWNINIVGLGNVGGTLLVALRSMSGEKVNRIGIFDTNERAMSRWEQEANQIIDGSEQRRLPLVKILKSEEIFQSDLIVFCISMGVPTPEQEIQDVRLMQLEANSRIINYYAQRARKTNFNGIFAVVSDPVDLLCQSAFLASNLSEEGTLDGKGLAADQIKGFGLGVMHGRAAYYAAQEDNMKHYLSKGRVFGPHGSGLVVADDIEHYDREKSYHLTERVLQANIELRKIGFKPYIAPALSSGAFSLLALMEGQWHYSAGFLGGIFWGSRNRQTPVGLEWEQFYLSRTLFENLYQSYHNLKKQVNSLEK
- a CDS encoding cytidyltransferase, giving the protein MTDVLIKELFEELFRNEAMQKYEINHDDIQSLNEAPGFREKLSSMIKAKKFQAITILDLFLNRMQEIEQIESAEKTLKEIYHFCQYLSFPESRPEFERLPIAKRKLFYLFLLTYRFFLPRYYQHDKKSFLAQYPLTFLSTKEIRVLEQPEEYHNFLNAFDSLFVYEMMALSREIYEYNTLEHICGVHALALSIGRQIQKQGLPVDLGVISGSAAGHDIGKYGCRHREQERVPYLHYYYTDIWFHQHNIPYIGHIAVNHSVWDLELENLSLESLILIYSDFRVKNKENPGEMYIYNLNESFQVILKKLDNVDDRKEKRYRRVFDKLKDFEDFLIEKGVEVKANPLPGKDYKPVRKARYFALLHGKDVIQQSKYLSLEHSFQLMHQLRNETSINSILESARSDGNWQNVQEYLRIFSEYAAYLNQNEKLLVLKFLYEQLIFPEEGVRRRGAKLIGYLISNFDEQYRKEIPEDMCLIPPEVRSTELLEKYIGLFLEPSYKASELSQRRVRDNLPFMIETLFEYSQIKQQARYLNIIKEFYQKNYDHQLPLNHIICLLQTLKSIPVLPGETFDPVFSDFLTYFVFQEEYTISITALDVMENMLDKIPEKDTFRNKCYSILKERKEYSLIPAENYLKYKIINKLNVDSTLVNHFRQYCQQDEEKIDRMYLNNLKSSTEAIIKKVQIDMLKERAIANKEETVYIALHFCNILKVSSHEPVRNYAGNALITIIPHLTVEQKNDISIELLKALEIDDYQYTKYIPYYLGQSIPFLPPREIDEFIDDLEEKIKIADQWSCTLLIRTMAVAISRYAPYQDRYAEQAYLFQNRLNRMLGILMNGLAHHNSMVKRVTSRVIGKEIFASRHLSLNEKEKIFRLIAKKLLNLVTPMSQQDNLLFFVNTVSLHQIYIFISNYNFSEGSIKLPVPKSIAFFPGTFDPFSLSHKQIVREIEKLGMEVYLSVDEFSWSKRTQPHLFRKHLINMSIADELNVYLYPENLASNIANPLDLEELKKQFSDSVTYIVAGSDVLLNASAYREAKENSLIFSFPHIIFGRKGYYLSEQEQENYQRIIEKFSSGVIHLNLQAPFEDISSSQIRKNIDEHRDISDLVDPLVERYIYQMGLYQREPQYKSTLQKVYTKVEVVEDFDDSFLEKLVMEVFPEDIRGKALKSLQKFNQKLNPRLILLQDTRENEKILGFAAVHWVRASELYYEFEDNIISQHIRDSASGRTIIIDGVFTRDTIRNYEKFKNYKQIVLTEALTFCIRKDYDYAVFKSMLPEVDTNELINTLELFGFTRLSITNTRISTIMTVDIRKPCTISLDIETLIKEPFVHKCRIMEIINLARQRLQRAMTHLYPGHLLIPFDIDLINQAIATKICQENGVPTEQNNNRQLGSLMCVPFGKILHKMVVPNTVTKSLHTDKIFSPDMKHFKIDSFGYYMSLENQVKMIKSFNRPVLLIDDLLHKGYRLKALRPILNKENIKVHKIIVGLLSARGKELAMIQKRPVDSAYFIPNLRVWFNESDLCPFIGGDGLYRTEPEQGSLVRSINMILPYAYPVFLKEVDLETIYQFSEICIENAIQIVKALEEEYQTDYHRKLTLQHLGEVLIYPRYPDHGKHMDYNLSLSTSMYLANDLELLRRIWEKSTKNKQGDLLRFPYSQEFTIGREEL